One genomic segment of Brevibacillus laterosporus LMG 15441 includes these proteins:
- a CDS encoding RNA-directed DNA polymerase produces MDFFTYNSYFSMGYLIEYGYFDFKYAHRQVNEDYLLSNLLYKNVFTTEQLVACYEDLKESYKFFSTVDTIPVELSVYKNEDERRKYKLPNMYSYICLCKHLSDNRKTYKEILHSSDKSLSNEFYNNPFYIGKNKRENNRFGKKHIFKTDIQNFYPSIYTHSIPWLLVGKVEAKRTRTNQGKYYNQLDSLIQRCQRGETHGIPTGTFASRLIAEVYLCKLDEKLEKHSYVRYVDDYELSYNDEKEKGEFYKDLTKELNDINLNIKVEKNLIDTFPFRGDNNSWFFFDYFNSTNHHQKKRIYNFIDTSIYKEREGFKGSLKLMFKALKSSVEEGKISESDLLSKPLQQKIFNLVLMKPDLSVYYLEFVDTLSEVFIEETIIPSIDSIKLQIEKNINRYIEFNYHQELFSLLSIFYHLEIDGLCNRNQLLNIIEIMDDLSSVLSFEFYVNQEDGFDDTLFNTIEQKLSNSLSWIEEFWFFKYHVLLRINEKKDSDIRKKYKEYMYRTYGEGKEKSLFFNQDKFRKVESPINLMFQHDNTQNQEIRDFYNYLIEKKVCFLKNQ; encoded by the coding sequence ATGGATTTTTTTACATATAATAGTTATTTTAGTATGGGTTATTTAATTGAATATGGTTATTTTGATTTTAAATATGCACACAGACAAGTAAATGAAGATTATTTGTTATCAAATCTGTTATATAAAAACGTTTTTACTACTGAGCAATTAGTAGCATGTTATGAAGACTTGAAGGAAAGCTATAAATTTTTTTCTACAGTAGATACGATACCTGTAGAATTATCTGTTTACAAGAATGAGGATGAGAGAAGAAAATATAAGTTGCCAAACATGTATTCATATATATGTCTGTGTAAGCATCTATCAGATAATCGGAAAACTTATAAAGAAATACTTCATTCTAGTGATAAATCATTATCAAATGAATTTTATAATAATCCTTTTTATATTGGAAAGAACAAGAGAGAAAATAATAGATTTGGTAAAAAGCATATTTTTAAAACAGATATTCAAAATTTTTATCCAAGCATTTATACTCATTCAATTCCATGGTTACTTGTCGGAAAAGTAGAAGCTAAACGAACGAGAACCAATCAAGGAAAGTACTATAACCAATTAGATAGTCTTATTCAAAGGTGTCAAAGAGGAGAAACGCATGGAATTCCTACTGGAACTTTCGCATCTCGTCTAATTGCGGAAGTATATTTATGTAAGCTAGATGAAAAGTTGGAAAAACATTCTTATGTAAGATATGTCGATGATTATGAACTCTCTTACAATGATGAAAAAGAAAAAGGAGAGTTCTATAAAGATTTAACGAAGGAATTAAATGATATTAATTTAAATATTAAAGTAGAGAAAAATCTAATTGATACATTTCCATTTAGAGGTGATAACAACTCATGGTTCTTTTTCGACTACTTTAACAGCACAAATCATCATCAGAAAAAGCGAATTTATAACTTTATTGACACTAGTATTTATAAAGAAAGAGAAGGATTTAAAGGTTCATTAAAATTAATGTTTAAAGCTTTAAAATCCAGTGTTGAAGAAGGAAAAATATCAGAAAGTGATTTATTGTCTAAACCTTTACAACAAAAAATTTTTAATTTGGTTCTAATGAAACCAGATTTATCAGTTTACTATCTCGAATTTGTTGATACTTTGAGTGAAGTTTTTATTGAAGAGACGATAATACCTTCAATAGATAGTATTAAATTACAAATTGAAAAAAATATAAATAGATATATTGAGTTTAATTATCATCAAGAACTTTTTTCATTGCTTAGTATTTTTTACCACCTCGAAATTGATGGATTGTGCAATAGGAATCAACTTTTGAATATTATAGAAATAATGGATGATTTAAGTTCGGTATTGTCCTTTGAGTTTTATGTTAATCAGGAAGATGGATTTGACGATACATTATTCAATACTATTGAACAAAAACTTAGTAACTCATTATCATGGATTGAAGAGTTTTGGTTCTTCAAGTACCATGTATTGTTGAGAATTAATGAAAAAAAAGACTCTGATATAAGAAAAAAGTATAAGGAATATATGTATCGAACGTATGGTGAAGGCAAGGAAAAGTCCTTGTTTTTTAATCAAGATAAATTTAGAAAGGTAGAGAGCCCTATCAATTTGATGTTTCAACATGATAATACACAGAATCAGGAAATAAGGGATTTCTATAATTATTTAATTGAAAAGAAAGTTTGTTTCTTGAAAAATCAATAG